One region of Streptomyces sp. NBC_00271 genomic DNA includes:
- a CDS encoding discoidin domain-containing protein, producing MSRIPVFLRALARRTTAIAAISVAVTALVPPGTAAAARTSVAPPALSVYVSPSQGRDNWPGTQARPFRTLQGARAHVRLINRDMHRDIHVEMLGGTYQLTDTFELTSADSGTNGHRVVYEAAAGAHPVISGGTAVTGWKPADAGHRIYEAHVGDLDFRQMYVNGEPQTRARGPENPSGFSKTATGYTVTDTSLAGWKNQSDVEVVSAWGWMLYRCPVKSISTTTMTMQQPCFHNANLHQGQEIQNPTWLENARELLDTPGEWYLDKSEGELYYMPKPGQDLATAAVTVPRVQDLVDLNGTVDHPASDVTFRGITFSYSTWLDPSSDDGLVEGQAGFRIIGNDNPDFDSTRLKWVKTPGAVNVGYGRGISFEDSVFTHLGAVGLNLDTGTQGTTITGNVFKQIAATGIQIGGTDVIDHHPGDPRSITKDNTVRDNVVTAVADQYRGSLGILAGYTDHTVITHNKVYDLPYSGISVGWGWGLTDQGGDSNYPGNSGVPVYDTPTTSRDTLVTDNEISDIMKHQADGGAIYTLSADPGGVVSGNYIHKVPALAYGAIYQDEGSRYWHTTGNAICDVSYQWLLLNHGLDITAEHNFTSQAAYSAQFNSTGSTVRDNPTVDGCDQLPASIVDNAGLELAFRHLDPDPASDDHTAPTAPGTPTADTDFPTVARLSWDASQDNKGVTGYSVYRDGELTGASTGPTALMTGLSPGSTHSFTVTARDAAGNESRPGPPVTVTMPESGVNVAQGKDAAASSAFSADYGPGRAVDGDPNTRWAQGPGLPDPSWLQVDLGAQYDVSGAITTFEKAGGYRYRIQVSPDEARWSTLDNHTGSPTSEATSYSPAAKPIAGRYVRLTVTDSNRIGGSIYELSVYGKALAPSDDHQAPAAPGQPTVAPVLPTAAYLSWPAAIDDTGVTSYAVYQDGTRVAVTDRTSVHVENLAPRTHYTFTVIARDAALNASPPSPAAALTTPDDIDLARGKAATASSTFSGDYGPERAVDGDPNTRWAQGPGLPDPSWLQVDLGDVTKVSGIVTTFELSGGYRYRMEYSVDGVNWSTLDDHTADATTTSVNTSYADSPVSARYVRLTVTNSSSNGGSVYALQVYGGF from the coding sequence GTGTCGAGAATTCCTGTCTTCCTCCGCGCCCTGGCGCGGAGAACCACCGCCATCGCCGCCATATCCGTCGCTGTCACCGCCCTCGTCCCGCCGGGCACCGCCGCCGCGGCTCGAACTTCCGTTGCGCCCCCGGCCCTCAGCGTCTACGTCTCCCCTTCCCAGGGCCGCGACAACTGGCCCGGCACCCAGGCCCGTCCGTTCCGAACCCTGCAGGGCGCCAGGGCGCACGTCCGCCTGATCAACCGGGACATGCACCGCGACATCCATGTCGAAATGCTCGGCGGCACCTACCAGCTCACCGACACCTTCGAGCTGACCAGTGCCGACTCCGGCACCAACGGGCACCGCGTGGTCTACGAGGCGGCAGCGGGCGCCCACCCGGTCATCAGCGGCGGCACCGCCGTCACCGGCTGGAAACCGGCCGACGCCGGCCACCGGATCTACGAGGCCCATGTCGGCGACCTCGACTTCCGCCAGATGTACGTCAACGGCGAACCGCAGACCCGTGCCCGCGGGCCCGAGAACCCGTCGGGCTTCTCCAAGACCGCGACCGGTTACACCGTCACCGACACCTCCCTCGCCGGCTGGAAGAACCAGTCCGACGTGGAAGTCGTCAGCGCCTGGGGCTGGATGCTCTACCGCTGCCCCGTCAAGTCGATCAGCACCACGACCATGACGATGCAGCAGCCCTGCTTCCACAACGCCAACCTCCACCAGGGCCAGGAGATCCAGAACCCGACCTGGCTCGAGAACGCCCGCGAACTGCTGGACACCCCGGGGGAGTGGTACCTCGACAAGAGCGAGGGCGAGCTCTACTACATGCCCAAGCCCGGCCAGGACCTCGCGACCGCGGCCGTAACGGTGCCCCGCGTCCAGGATCTGGTGGACCTGAACGGCACCGTCGACCACCCCGCGTCCGATGTGACCTTCCGGGGCATCACCTTCTCCTACTCGACCTGGCTCGATCCCAGCTCCGACGACGGTCTCGTCGAGGGCCAAGCCGGCTTCCGCATCATCGGGAACGACAACCCCGACTTCGACTCCACCCGCCTGAAGTGGGTCAAGACCCCCGGCGCCGTCAACGTCGGCTACGGACGCGGAATCTCCTTCGAGGACTCCGTCTTCACCCACCTCGGTGCGGTGGGCCTGAACCTCGACACCGGTACCCAGGGCACCACGATCACCGGCAACGTCTTCAAGCAGATCGCCGCGACCGGCATCCAGATCGGCGGCACCGACGTCATCGACCACCACCCGGGCGACCCCCGCTCGATCACAAAGGACAACACCGTCCGCGACAACGTCGTCACGGCTGTCGCCGACCAGTACCGCGGCTCGCTCGGCATCCTCGCCGGCTATACCGACCACACCGTCATCACCCACAACAAGGTGTACGACCTGCCCTACAGCGGCATCTCCGTCGGCTGGGGCTGGGGCCTCACCGACCAGGGCGGCGACAGCAACTATCCGGGCAACTCCGGGGTCCCGGTGTACGACACGCCCACCACCAGCCGGGACACCCTCGTCACCGACAACGAGATCAGCGACATCATGAAGCACCAGGCCGACGGGGGCGCCATCTACACCCTGAGCGCCGACCCCGGCGGCGTGGTCTCCGGCAACTACATCCACAAGGTCCCGGCACTGGCCTACGGCGCCATCTACCAGGATGAGGGAAGCCGTTACTGGCACACCACCGGCAACGCCATCTGCGACGTGTCGTACCAGTGGCTGCTGCTGAACCACGGCCTGGACATCACCGCCGAACACAACTTCACCTCTCAGGCCGCCTACTCGGCACAGTTCAACAGCACCGGCAGCACCGTCCGCGACAACCCGACCGTCGACGGCTGTGACCAACTACCCGCCTCGATCGTCGACAACGCGGGCCTCGAACTCGCCTTCCGCCACCTCGATCCCGATCCCGCCTCCGACGACCACACCGCACCCACCGCGCCCGGCACGCCCACCGCGGACACCGACTTCCCGACCGTCGCCCGCCTCAGCTGGGACGCCTCCCAGGACAACAAGGGCGTCACCGGCTACTCCGTCTACCGCGACGGCGAGCTGACCGGCGCCTCCACCGGCCCCACCGCCCTGATGACGGGCCTGTCCCCGGGCAGCACCCACTCCTTCACGGTCACCGCCCGCGACGCGGCCGGCAACGAATCCCGCCCCGGACCGCCCGTCACCGTCACCATGCCCGAGAGCGGCGTGAACGTCGCCCAGGGCAAGGACGCCGCCGCCTCCTCCGCCTTCTCCGCCGACTACGGACCTGGACGCGCCGTGGACGGCGACCCGAACACCCGCTGGGCGCAGGGCCCGGGGCTGCCCGACCCGTCCTGGCTCCAGGTCGACCTCGGTGCCCAGTACGACGTGAGCGGTGCCATCACCACCTTCGAGAAGGCCGGCGGCTACCGCTACCGCATCCAGGTCTCACCCGACGAAGCCCGCTGGTCCACTCTGGACAACCACACCGGCAGCCCCACCAGCGAGGCGACCAGCTACTCCCCGGCCGCCAAGCCCATCGCCGGACGCTATGTGCGTCTCACCGTCACCGATTCCAACCGGATCGGCGGCAGCATCTATGAACTCTCCGTCTACGGAAAGGCCCTGGCCCCCAGCGACGACCACCAGGCGCCCGCTGCTCCCGGGCAGCCCACCGTCGCCCCCGTGCTGCCGACCGCCGCGTACCTGAGCTGGCCAGCCGCCATCGACGACACCGGTGTGACCTCCTACGCGGTTTACCAGGACGGCACCCGCGTCGCCGTCACCGACCGCACCAGTGTGCACGTGGAGAACCTCGCACCCCGCACGCACTACACCTTCACCGTCATCGCCCGTGACGCCGCCCTGAACGCCTCGCCACCCAGCCCCGCCGCCGCCCTCACCACACCCGACGACATCGATCTCGCCCGCGGCAAGGCCGCCACCGCCTCCTCCACCTTCTCCGGCGACTACGGTCCGGAACGCGCCGTGGACGGCGACCCGAACACTCGCTGGGCACAGGGCCCCGGCCTGCCCGACCCGTCCTGGCTCCAGGTCGACCTCGGCGACGTCACCAAGGTGTCGGGCATCGTGACCACCTTCGAGCTGAGCGGCGGCTACCGCTACCGCATGGAGTACTCCGTCGACGGCGTGAACTGGTCGACGCTCGACGACCACACCGCCGACGCCACCACCACCTCGGTGAACACCTCCTACGCCGACTCGCCGGTCTCCGCGCGCTACGTCCGGCTGACCGTCACCAACTCCAGCTCGAACGGCGGCAGTGTTTACGCGCTCCAGGTCTACGGCGGTTTCTGA
- a CDS encoding enolase C-terminal domain-like protein encodes MKITHVQVHRVGVPAADPPFSWRDGLSGSAPVGDGAVLHIGTDAGAEGVALFARPGAAAMLEDLVDRVFREELLGQDPLQREWLWHRVWEVDRIQELPLPAFGLVDTALWDLAGRMNDQPVWQLLGGFRTEIPAYASTSTFASTEEFLHVADQCLAAGYRGIKLHAWGDARRDAALCLALREHVGPDVPLMYDGSAGFDLPDAIHLGRALTEASYLWYEEPMREFSITAYQRLAESVGVPLLVAETSDGAHMNSADFINAGAATFGVRVGTTLRGGITGAMRTAHLADAYRLRAEVHGSDIPNHHLCMAISNTTYYESLVTATTVVRERHVDDHGLVHAPTGPGIALPLDYAYGKELSRFVESAAG; translated from the coding sequence ATGAAGATCACCCATGTCCAGGTCCATCGCGTCGGGGTACCGGCCGCCGACCCGCCGTTCAGTTGGCGGGACGGACTGAGCGGCAGCGCACCGGTGGGCGACGGCGCGGTCCTGCACATCGGTACCGACGCGGGCGCCGAGGGAGTGGCGCTGTTCGCCCGCCCGGGAGCGGCCGCGATGCTGGAGGACCTGGTCGACCGGGTCTTCCGCGAGGAACTCCTCGGCCAGGACCCACTCCAGCGGGAATGGCTCTGGCACCGGGTCTGGGAAGTCGACCGCATCCAGGAGCTGCCGCTGCCCGCCTTCGGCCTCGTCGACACCGCCCTGTGGGATCTCGCGGGCAGGATGAACGACCAGCCGGTCTGGCAGCTCCTCGGCGGCTTCCGCACCGAGATCCCCGCCTACGCCTCCACGTCCACCTTCGCCTCCACCGAGGAGTTCCTCCACGTCGCCGATCAGTGCCTGGCCGCTGGCTACCGCGGCATCAAACTGCACGCCTGGGGTGACGCCCGCAGGGACGCCGCCCTGTGCCTGGCCCTGCGCGAGCACGTGGGCCCCGACGTACCCCTGATGTACGACGGCTCCGCCGGATTCGACCTGCCCGATGCCATCCACCTGGGCCGGGCGCTCACCGAGGCCAGCTACCTCTGGTACGAGGAGCCGATGCGCGAGTTCAGCATCACCGCGTACCAGCGGCTCGCCGAGTCCGTCGGCGTCCCCCTCCTGGTGGCCGAGACCTCCGACGGCGCCCACATGAACTCGGCGGACTTCATCAACGCGGGCGCCGCCACCTTCGGCGTACGGGTGGGCACCACTCTTCGCGGCGGCATCACCGGGGCCATGCGCACCGCCCACCTGGCCGACGCCTACCGGCTCCGCGCCGAGGTGCACGGCTCCGACATCCCCAACCACCACCTGTGCATGGCCATCTCCAACACCACCTACTACGAGTCGCTCGTCACCGCCACGACGGTCGTGCGCGAGCGCCACGTCGACGACCACGGTCTCGTGCACGCACCCACAGGACCGGGCATCGCGCTTCCCCTCGACTACGCCTACGGCAAGGAACTCAGCCGCTTCGTCGAGTCCGCCGCCGGCTGA
- a CDS encoding ABC transporter substrate-binding protein, protein MTSSAIPGPARTRRRTLRTAAVLALCAATALAGCASADTSSSKEAGTGKFTPVKQDGTAKITVWADSTRLPAVQEYQKTHPDAKLNIVTYDGGADGSTYLQTKVQLFDRTGKGWPDVVFGTPTDVTWATTPTKSGATPFAAPLDQGLVPQQTLGNFAHGSLAPCQAGGHTYCLRNDIAQVVLWYNKTQLDKWGYQAPTTWPQYQALGLKIAKEHPGYLVGSIGDTNSQESYLWSSRCPAFDLKGTDQLRVALQDDKCTRMSKLLDSLISAKAVSTQGFFSQGFAKTSGRKVVMAYGPSWYGQYLFNAAFKVPAGQIAAAPPLSWPGETTRATGNVGGGVWMVSSHSANLKAATDVVSWLTTSDANQAKAPTYPAYAPAAKAWLANPDIKKYFADDVADAFQQAADEVWTGWGNTRFSDATAWSSVVLPALTSGRSLTATLPAWQSAIADEAKARGYKVTTQ, encoded by the coding sequence ATGACGTCTTCCGCAATCCCGGGCCCCGCCCGCACCCGCCGCAGAACTCTGAGAACCGCCGCCGTCCTCGCCCTCTGCGCGGCCACCGCACTGGCCGGCTGCGCCAGTGCCGACACGTCCTCCTCCAAGGAGGCCGGCACCGGCAAGTTCACCCCGGTCAAGCAGGACGGCACCGCGAAGATCACCGTCTGGGCGGACTCCACCCGGCTGCCCGCCGTGCAGGAGTACCAAAAGACGCACCCCGACGCGAAGTTGAACATCGTCACCTACGACGGCGGCGCCGACGGCTCGACCTATCTCCAGACGAAGGTGCAGCTCTTCGACCGCACCGGCAAGGGCTGGCCTGACGTCGTCTTCGGCACCCCCACCGACGTCACCTGGGCGACCACCCCGACCAAGTCCGGGGCCACTCCCTTCGCGGCCCCCCTCGACCAGGGACTGGTACCGCAGCAGACCCTCGGCAACTTCGCCCACGGTTCCCTGGCACCCTGCCAGGCCGGCGGGCACACCTACTGCCTGCGCAACGACATCGCCCAGGTCGTGCTCTGGTACAACAAAACACAGCTGGACAAGTGGGGTTACCAGGCCCCCACCACCTGGCCGCAGTACCAGGCACTCGGCCTGAAGATCGCCAAGGAGCATCCCGGCTACCTCGTCGGCTCGATCGGGGACACCAACTCCCAGGAGTCCTACCTGTGGTCCAGCCGGTGCCCGGCCTTCGACCTGAAGGGAACCGACCAACTGCGGGTCGCCCTGCAGGACGACAAGTGCACCCGCATGAGCAAGCTGCTCGACTCCCTGATCTCGGCCAAGGCGGTCAGCACGCAGGGCTTCTTCAGCCAGGGCTTCGCCAAGACCAGCGGCCGCAAGGTCGTCATGGCCTACGGCCCCTCCTGGTACGGCCAGTACCTGTTCAACGCCGCCTTCAAGGTGCCCGCGGGCCAGATCGCGGCGGCCCCGCCACTGTCCTGGCCTGGCGAGACGACCCGCGCGACCGGCAACGTCGGCGGCGGCGTGTGGATGGTCTCCTCGCACAGCGCCAACCTCAAGGCGGCCACCGACGTCGTCAGCTGGCTGACGACGTCCGACGCGAACCAGGCGAAGGCCCCGACCTACCCCGCCTACGCACCCGCGGCCAAGGCATGGCTGGCCAACCCCGACATCAAGAAGTACTTCGCCGATGACGTCGCCGATGCCTTCCAGCAGGCCGCCGACGAAGTCTGGACCGGCTGGGGCAACACCCGTTTCAGCGACGCCACCGCCTGGTCCAGCGTCGTCCTCCCGGCGCTGACTTCCGGCAGGTCGCTCACCGCGACACTGCCCGCCTGGCAGTCCGCCATCGCCGACGAAGCCAAGGCCCGCGGCTACAAGGTGACCACGCAGTGA
- a CDS encoding carbohydrate ABC transporter permease, whose amino-acid sequence MTLLDTRQTAGPVPRPSVTPRRGRAGGPASYFFVAGYTILLLAFGVFPTGYALYLSVTNDRGQFTGVNQFVKVAQDYRFAPAFTHIVVYLAMWLALLVVLTVVTAVALRGRMRPGLSALLRFLYYIPGALAGVASVLVWLFMLDPDVSPASWLVEALGFHTFAAVLAPGNLPVIFVLIAFWTGAGGWMVVMYGALNNIPDEVLEAARVDGAGPWQTAWHIQIPMIRQWIAYMTILAFAGGTQLFVEPQLLQTASLGRVDPSWTPNQLAYTFAFQQGDFNGAAAISVFLLALGLICAGLLVSRTNMFTMDEK is encoded by the coding sequence GTGACGCTGCTCGACACCCGGCAGACCGCCGGCCCCGTCCCCCGCCCCAGTGTCACACCGCGGCGGGGACGGGCCGGCGGCCCGGCCAGCTACTTCTTCGTCGCGGGCTACACGATCCTGCTGCTCGCCTTCGGCGTCTTCCCCACCGGCTACGCCCTCTACCTGTCGGTGACCAACGATCGGGGCCAGTTCACCGGCGTCAACCAGTTCGTCAAGGTCGCCCAGGACTACCGCTTCGCGCCGGCCTTCACCCACATCGTGGTCTACCTGGCGATGTGGCTGGCCCTGCTCGTCGTACTGACGGTCGTGACCGCCGTCGCGTTGCGCGGCCGCATGCGACCCGGCCTGTCCGCGCTGCTGCGATTCCTCTACTACATCCCGGGGGCGCTGGCCGGCGTGGCGAGCGTCCTGGTCTGGCTGTTCATGCTCGATCCCGACGTCAGCCCCGCCTCCTGGCTGGTGGAAGCGCTCGGCTTCCACACGTTCGCCGCGGTGCTCGCCCCCGGCAACCTCCCGGTGATCTTCGTCCTGATCGCCTTCTGGACAGGCGCCGGCGGCTGGATGGTCGTGATGTACGGGGCACTCAACAACATCCCGGACGAGGTGCTGGAGGCAGCGCGGGTGGACGGTGCCGGGCCGTGGCAGACCGCCTGGCACATCCAGATCCCCATGATCAGGCAGTGGATCGCCTACATGACGATCCTCGCTTTCGCCGGCGGCACCCAGTTGTTCGTAGAGCCCCAGCTCCTGCAGACCGCAAGCCTCGGCCGGGTCGACCCAAGCTGGACGCCCAACCAACTGGCGTACACCTTCGCCTTCCAGCAGGGCGACTTCAACGGTGCCGCCGCCATCTCGGTCTTCCTGCTGGCGCTCGGCCTCATCTGCGCGGGCCTGCTGGTGTCGCGTACCAACATGTTCACGATGGACGAGAAATGA
- a CDS encoding carbohydrate ABC transporter permease has product MTLTASAAARSPAVRRRAPSRALSVLVIGVLLTALVVFFVLPVLWLLLAPSKTADQIIRDAPLSFGSFSRISTAWRHLFAFQDGAMLVWLRNSAIYSGASLLLTLLTSVPAGYALALTRFRGRRTLLTITLITMIMPSATLVLPIFLELNRFHLIGTAWSVILPFSFYPFGVYLVYIYFATSLPRELLSAARIDGCSEWQIFARIALPLAKPVVGLVAFFSFVGNWNNFFLPYLVLPNSDQFPVQVGLNQLLSSTPSFNPVAGAGLDITVPELALAIIVAILPVLVLFIFSQRTLVSGMLAGSTKE; this is encoded by the coding sequence ATGACGCTTACCGCTTCCGCCGCTGCCCGGTCCCCAGCCGTACGACGCCGGGCGCCCTCCCGTGCCCTGTCCGTGCTCGTCATCGGGGTGCTGCTCACGGCCCTGGTGGTCTTCTTCGTCCTGCCAGTGCTGTGGCTGCTGCTCGCCCCGTCGAAGACCGCCGATCAGATCATCCGCGACGCGCCGCTGTCCTTCGGGTCCTTCTCCCGCATCAGTACCGCGTGGCGGCACCTGTTCGCCTTCCAGGACGGCGCCATGCTGGTCTGGCTCCGCAACTCCGCGATCTACTCGGGCGCTTCACTGCTGCTCACTCTGCTGACCAGTGTGCCGGCCGGTTACGCGCTGGCACTGACCCGCTTCCGCGGCCGCCGGACCCTGCTCACCATCACGCTCATCACCATGATCATGCCTTCGGCGACGCTGGTGCTGCCGATCTTCCTGGAACTGAACCGCTTCCACCTGATCGGCACGGCCTGGTCGGTCATCCTGCCGTTCTCGTTCTACCCCTTCGGCGTGTACTTGGTGTACATCTACTTCGCGACCAGCCTGCCGCGCGAACTCCTTTCGGCCGCACGCATCGACGGCTGCTCCGAGTGGCAGATCTTCGCCCGAATCGCCCTGCCGCTGGCCAAGCCCGTGGTCGGGCTGGTGGCGTTCTTCAGCTTCGTCGGCAACTGGAACAACTTCTTCCTGCCCTACCTGGTGCTGCCCAACAGCGACCAGTTCCCGGTCCAGGTCGGCCTGAACCAACTACTGTCCTCCACGCCCTCCTTCAACCCGGTCGCCGGCGCCGGCCTGGACATCACGGTGCCGGAGCTGGCCCTCGCCATCATCGTGGCCATCCTGCCGGTCCTTGTGCTCTTCATCTTCTCGCAGCGCACCCTCGTCTCGGGGATGCTCGCCGGCTCGACCAAGGAGTGA
- a CDS encoding non-oxidative hydroxyarylic acid decarboxylases subunit D, producing MICPRCAHDIVETVTTSPVPGAWDVLQCGRCLYMWRTTEPARRIRREAYPQELRMTPADIDNAPEVPAIPPLETR from the coding sequence GTGATCTGCCCCCGCTGTGCGCACGACATCGTCGAGACCGTCACCACCTCCCCGGTCCCCGGCGCCTGGGACGTGCTCCAGTGCGGCCGCTGCCTCTACATGTGGCGCACCACCGAACCCGCCCGCCGCATCCGGCGCGAGGCCTATCCCCAGGAGCTCCGGATGACGCCCGCGGACATCGACAACGCCCCGGAGGTCCCCGCGATCCCGCCTCTGGAGACCCGCTGA
- a CDS encoding non-oxidative hydroxyarylic acid decarboxylases subunit C, giving the protein MAYDDLRSFLTTLEEEGQLLKITEEVLPEPDLAAAANAAGRIGEGAPALYFDNVTGFSHARIAMNVHGSWRNHALALGLPAGTPVKDQVEEFARRWDAFPVAPERRGDAPWRENTVEGTDVDLFQILPLFRLNDGDGGFYLDKGAVVSRDPKDPDDFGKQNVGIYRIEVIGRSRLAIQPVPMHDVALHLRKAESLGEDLPIAITLGNDPVMTIAAGMPMGYDRSEYEMAGALRGAPAPIATAPLTGFDVPWGSEVVIEGVIESRKRQIEGPFGEFTGHYSGGRRMPVIRVDRVSHRTDPIFESLYLGMPWTEVDYLVGPNTCVPLLKQLRAEFPEVQAVNAMYTHGLTVIISTKKRYGGFAKAVGMRAMTTPHGLGYVTQVIVVDEDIDPFNLPQVMWAMSAKVNPKDDVVIIPNLSVMELAPAASPVGITSKMITDATTPVSPDNRGNFSTPVRDLPEAKEWTKRLQSLIAAR; this is encoded by the coding sequence ATGGCCTACGACGACCTGCGCAGCTTCCTGACGACGCTGGAGGAGGAGGGCCAGCTGCTGAAGATCACCGAGGAGGTCCTGCCCGAGCCCGACCTGGCCGCCGCGGCCAACGCGGCCGGCCGGATCGGCGAGGGAGCCCCCGCCCTGTACTTCGACAACGTGACGGGTTTCTCCCATGCCCGGATCGCGATGAACGTCCACGGTTCCTGGCGCAACCACGCGCTCGCGCTGGGATTGCCCGCGGGCACCCCGGTCAAGGACCAGGTCGAGGAGTTCGCGCGCCGCTGGGACGCCTTCCCCGTCGCGCCCGAGCGACGCGGGGACGCGCCCTGGCGTGAGAACACCGTGGAGGGGACGGACGTCGACCTGTTCCAGATCCTCCCGTTGTTCCGGCTGAACGACGGCGACGGCGGCTTCTACCTGGACAAGGGCGCCGTGGTCTCCCGCGACCCGAAGGACCCGGACGACTTCGGCAAGCAGAACGTCGGCATCTACCGGATCGAGGTCATCGGCCGCAGTCGGCTCGCCATCCAGCCGGTTCCGATGCATGACGTGGCCCTGCATCTGCGCAAGGCCGAGAGCCTCGGCGAGGACCTGCCCATCGCGATCACTCTGGGCAACGATCCGGTGATGACCATCGCGGCCGGTATGCCGATGGGCTACGACCGGTCCGAGTACGAGATGGCCGGTGCCCTGCGCGGCGCGCCCGCGCCCATCGCCACGGCGCCGCTCACCGGATTCGACGTCCCCTGGGGCTCCGAGGTCGTCATCGAGGGCGTGATCGAGAGCCGCAAGCGCCAGATCGAGGGCCCCTTCGGCGAGTTCACCGGCCATTACTCCGGCGGACGGCGGATGCCGGTGATCCGCGTCGACCGGGTCTCCCACCGCACCGACCCGATCTTCGAATCGCTCTACCTGGGCATGCCCTGGACCGAGGTGGACTACCTGGTCGGACCGAACACCTGTGTCCCGCTGCTGAAGCAACTGCGCGCCGAGTTCCCCGAGGTGCAGGCGGTCAACGCGATGTACACCCACGGCCTCACCGTGATCATCTCCACGAAGAAGCGCTACGGCGGCTTCGCCAAGGCGGTCGGCATGCGCGCGATGACCACTCCCCACGGCCTCGGCTACGTCACCCAGGTGATCGTCGTCGACGAGGACATCGACCCCTTCAACCTGCCCCAGGTGATGTGGGCGATGTCGGCCAAGGTCAACCCCAAGGACGACGTCGTCATCATCCCGAACCTGTCCGTCATGGAACTGGCACCGGCCGCCTCCCCGGTCGGCATCACCAGCAAGATGATCACCGACGCCACGACGCCCGTCTCCCCGGACAACCGCGGGAACTTCAGTACGCCGGTCCGTGATCTGCCGGAGGCCAAGGAGTGGACCAAGCGCCTTCAGTCCCTGATCGCCGCCCGCTGA
- a CDS encoding non-oxidative hydroxyarylic acid decarboxylases subunit B, whose protein sequence is MRLIVGMTGATGAVLGFRLLQRLAELPEVETHLILSRWARTTIELETGRSVREVADLADVVHNPEDQGATIASGSFRTDGMVIVPCSMKTLAGIRAGYGEGLVGRAADVVLKERRPLVLVPRETPLSEIHLENMLDLARKGVRIVPPMPAFYNHPASVDDIVDHITVRVLDQLALPAPAAKRWEGMRAVRTAPIHPVA, encoded by the coding sequence GTGCGGCTGATCGTGGGGATGACCGGAGCCACGGGCGCTGTGCTCGGGTTTCGGCTGTTGCAGCGGCTGGCGGAGCTGCCCGAGGTGGAGACCCATCTGATTCTCAGTCGCTGGGCGCGGACCACCATCGAACTGGAGACCGGTCGCAGTGTCCGCGAGGTCGCGGATCTCGCCGACGTGGTGCACAACCCCGAGGATCAGGGGGCGACCATCGCGTCGGGCTCGTTCCGGACCGACGGCATGGTCATTGTGCCGTGCTCCATGAAGACGTTGGCCGGTATCCGTGCGGGTTACGGCGAGGGCCTGGTCGGCCGTGCCGCCGACGTGGTGCTCAAGGAGCGGCGTCCTCTGGTGCTCGTACCGCGTGAGACGCCGCTGAGCGAGATCCATCTGGAGAACATGCTCGACCTGGCCCGCAAAGGAGTGCGGATCGTGCCGCCCATGCCCGCCTTCTACAACCACCCCGCCTCGGTCGACGACATCGTCGATCACATCACCGTCCGTGTCCTCGACCAGCTCGCACTGCCCGCCCCCGCCGCCAAGCGCTGGGAGGGCATGCGCGCCGTCCGGACCGCCCCCATCCACCCAGTCGCCTGA